One Pontibacillus yanchengensis DNA window includes the following coding sequences:
- a CDS encoding ABC transporter permease — protein MNVFSLWKYEMRATIRRPAPLFLSFLLPIIVLGMMFSVVFSLFQNEEQLIQTAVVDQDQTFETKSLVNQLADDGRMKAAMNLRPMDRSKANELFSNEEITAIIEIPEGFTQSLRRGENDPIKIVTNQQQPLQSTLVNVLLESGANYISASQSAVNTVYDLHIKSLPEEKRNGKLQQLIVTFTLFALSRNKAFETELIPAGTSLGWELHGMISVMITFLFLFSMIYHLADTRMKNKNMTLRLRSFNITDLHDYIIKSVKWFLAITLSGILFFVMIGFTDSIPAFSWKIGIAIILCSLFLTMFVSAFYGILKHTLIRVGALLTTGLLGIGVAGVWVPSNYLPSSLLFAWNPFSACYVLFQYSVTNESSITPMIFILLVWSIVLWIFGCLITQWKERRHAYLSRITTS, from the coding sequence ATGAATGTGTTCTCGCTATGGAAATATGAGATGAGGGCGACCATTCGAAGGCCTGCCCCTCTTTTTTTATCTTTTCTATTACCAATAATTGTATTGGGTATGATGTTCTCGGTAGTTTTTTCGTTGTTTCAAAATGAAGAACAGCTAATTCAGACTGCTGTTGTTGATCAAGATCAAACATTTGAGACGAAATCGCTTGTTAATCAGTTAGCTGATGATGGAAGAATGAAAGCAGCTATGAATTTGAGGCCAATGGATAGATCCAAAGCAAATGAATTGTTTTCTAACGAAGAAATTACTGCAATTATTGAAATCCCTGAAGGGTTTACGCAAAGCCTTCGAAGAGGTGAAAATGATCCCATCAAAATCGTAACGAATCAACAACAACCTCTTCAGTCCACGTTGGTCAATGTGTTACTAGAGAGTGGCGCTAACTATATATCTGCTTCTCAAAGTGCTGTGAATACTGTATATGACTTACATATTAAATCTCTACCAGAAGAGAAGCGGAACGGGAAGCTGCAGCAATTGATTGTAACGTTCACCCTATTCGCATTATCTAGAAATAAGGCATTTGAAACCGAACTGATACCAGCTGGCACTAGCTTAGGTTGGGAATTACATGGCATGATATCAGTCATGATTACGTTTCTATTTTTATTCAGTATGATCTATCACCTTGCTGATACTCGTATGAAGAATAAAAATATGACGTTAAGGTTACGCTCATTCAACATTACAGACTTACATGATTATATAATCAAGTCAGTGAAGTGGTTTCTTGCTATTACCTTAAGTGGTATTCTATTTTTCGTAATGATTGGCTTTACAGATAGCATTCCTGCATTTTCTTGGAAGATAGGGATAGCAATTATTCTGTGTAGCTTATTCCTTACAATGTTCGTATCTGCTTTCTATGGAATTCTTAAACATACATTGATAAGGGTAGGGGCATTACTAACTACGGGCTTATTAGGTATTGGGGTAGCAGGGGTATGGGTTCCATCTAATTATTTACCATCTTCTTTATTATTTGCGTGGAATCCGTTCTCAGCATGCTATGTATTATTTCAGTATTCTGTAACGAACGAGTCCTCCATAACACCTATGATTTTCATTCTTCTCGTATGGTCAATCGTATTATGGATCTTCGGTTGTTTAATCACGCAATGGAAGGAGAGACGCCATGCTTACCTATCTAGGATTACAACTTCGTAG